The sequence below is a genomic window from Thermodesulfobacteriota bacterium.
CTATAAGCCAAAAGAGAAAAAGCCCGTAGAGGATTGGCTCAAGCCCCAGGGGCGTTTCAAGCACCTCTTCAAGCCGGGCGGGGACGAGATAATCGAAAAGATGCAGAAGACGATAGACCTGGAGTGGGAAAGACTCCTGGAGATGGACGGCAAGAGAGTTTACTGAAAAAACGGGGGGTCTTATCATGGCACAGGCTTCACTGGTGATGTTCGAGGAAGAACTCAAGGAGATCACCGCCATAATCGAAAAGCTCGTTAAGGAGGCGAACGCCAAGAGCATCTACCTCGTCGATAAGGACGGGCAGCTCATAGCCTCGAGTGGAGAGACCGAAGCCATAGACTCCACCTCGCTGGCCTCCCTTACCGCCGGCAACATAGCCGCCACCGGTGGGCTCGCCAAACTCGTGGGCGAGCAGGAGTTCTCCATACTTTTCCACGAGGGGGAGAAGGACAACATACACATTTCCATCATAGCCCAGAGGGTCATACTGGTCATTATATTCGACAACCGCTCCTCGCTCGGGCTCGTGAGGCTAAGGGCCAAAAAGGCGGACGCCGAGCTCGTCAAGTCCATAGACAAGGTGCTCAAGCGGATGGACAGCGGAGATGCGCAGGATAACCTGCTCGAGGAGATAACCGACGACGATATAGAGGGTCTCTTCCAGTAGCGGGCCACGGCCGGCCACCGCGAAGAAACTCTTTTTTTGTCCGGGCCGCGGAACTCAGAGAGGAAAGAACTGAAAACGAATGTCTTTTATAAACTACTCGGCAAGAGAGATAAACTGTAAGATAGTCTATTACGGTCCGGGTCTTTGCGGAAAGACCACGAACCTGCAGCACATCTACGGCAAGACCAGGCCCGAGACAAAGGGCAAGATGATCT
It includes:
- a CDS encoding roadblock/LC7 domain-containing protein; this encodes MAQASLVMFEEELKEITAIIEKLVKEANAKSIYLVDKDGQLIASSGETEAIDSTSLASLTAGNIAATGGLAKLVGEQEFSILFHEGEKDNIHISIIAQRVILVIIFDNRSSLGLVRLRAKKADAELVKSIDKVLKRMDSGDAQDNLLEEITDDDIEGLFQ